One Tepidanaerobacter syntrophicus DNA segment encodes these proteins:
- the hutH gene encoding histidine ammonia-lyase, translating into MMVLIIDGESLRLEDIIKVAVEKESIELSSISKEKVEVSREYVNKIIENNEVVYGVTTGFGKFCNVNISSQDTRDLQVNLIRSHSAGVGEYLSEDAVRAMMLLRANALAKGYSGIRYSTLQTLIDMLNKGVIPRVPSQGSLGASGDLVPLAHMVLVMIGEGEALYKGRVMPGKEAMQLAGIMPVTLEAKEGLALINGTQAMTAIGSLALAEAINLSRIADISAALTFEALNGVIDAFDENVNLVRPHKGQIECARNMRKLLEGSKFVTHQGNPKVQDAYTLRCIPQVHGAVRDALEHIKEIVEIEMNSATDNPLIFPESDVVISGGNFHGEPIAINMDYMGIAVSELASIAERRIERLVNPSLNEGLPAFLVDNGGLNSGLMIAQYTAASLVSENKTLATPASVDSIPSSANQEDHVSMGTIAARKARRIVENTRNVLAIELLCAAQAIDLRLKENKGKEMGKGTKEAYRLIREKVGTLSHDRVLSNEISTISNLILTNELI; encoded by the coding sequence GTGATGGTGTTGATAATAGACGGAGAAAGTTTGAGGCTGGAAGATATTATAAAAGTTGCAGTTGAAAAAGAATCAATTGAGCTATCTTCAATATCAAAAGAAAAAGTTGAAGTATCAAGAGAATATGTAAACAAAATCATTGAAAATAATGAGGTGGTATATGGCGTAACTACCGGTTTTGGAAAGTTTTGCAATGTAAATATTTCATCTCAAGATACCCGGGATCTGCAGGTGAACTTAATTCGAAGCCACTCAGCCGGGGTTGGCGAGTATCTTTCCGAAGATGCGGTAAGAGCTATGATGCTGCTTAGGGCAAATGCGCTTGCCAAAGGATATTCGGGAATAAGATATTCCACACTTCAAACCCTTATCGATATGTTAAATAAAGGAGTAATCCCCAGGGTTCCATCGCAAGGCTCTCTAGGAGCCAGCGGAGACTTGGTTCCCTTAGCCCATATGGTTCTCGTTATGATAGGTGAGGGTGAGGCTTTATACAAAGGAAGAGTTATGCCGGGTAAAGAAGCTATGCAGCTGGCAGGAATAATGCCTGTAACACTTGAAGCAAAGGAAGGACTTGCCCTTATAAATGGTACACAAGCCATGACAGCCATAGGAAGCCTAGCTCTTGCTGAAGCAATAAATTTGTCAAGAATTGCTGATATATCTGCGGCACTGACTTTTGAAGCTTTAAATGGTGTGATAGATGCCTTTGACGAAAATGTTAATTTAGTAAGACCTCACAAAGGGCAGATAGAATGCGCAAGAAACATGAGAAAACTTTTAGAAGGAAGCAAATTTGTAACACATCAAGGTAATCCAAAAGTGCAAGACGCATATACACTAAGATGTATTCCACAGGTGCATGGTGCCGTAAGAGACGCATTAGAACATATTAAAGAGATAGTTGAAATTGAAATGAATTCGGCAACAGATAATCCCTTAATTTTCCCTGAAAGCGATGTGGTTATTTCCGGCGGCAATTTCCATGGGGAGCCCATAGCTATAAACATGGATTATATGGGGATAGCGGTTTCGGAGCTTGCAAGCATTGCGGAACGTCGGATTGAGCGCCTTGTAAATCCTAGCCTAAACGAGGGACTGCCTGCATTCTTGGTAGACAATGGCGGCTTAAATTCAGGCCTTATGATAGCTCAATATACTGCAGCATCACTGGTATCGGAAAATAAAACCCTTGCAACTCCGGCAAGCGTAGATTCCATCCCATCTTCAGCAAACCAGGAAGACCATGTAAGCATGGGAACCATTGCAGCAAGAAAAGCAAGAAGAATAGTTGAAAACACGAGAAACGTTTTAGCTATCGAGCTTTTATGCGCAGCACAAGCAATAGATTTGCGGCTAAAAGAAAATAAAGGAAAGGAGATGGGGAAGGGGACAAAAGAGGCATATAGGTTAATAAGGGAAAAAGTTGGTACATTGTCACATGACAGAGTTTTGTCAAACGAAATAAGCACAATTTCAAATCTAATTTTGACAAATGAACTTATATAA
- a CDS encoding FAD-dependent oxidoreductase, whose product MKVYPNLFSPLQIGPLTFKNRIEAAPGNTGYNTEEGFLTPETVAYFEMKAKGGAALVVIGESNVHTKTGVAHGRMPCLDNPDILPSLIRTTDAIKRHGAFSSIQLVHPGRRANADYYKGTIYGPSAAPPLFGGPIVEMDEDIIAEVVEAFGDAAEMAKLGGCDMCMVHGSHGWLLHQFLSPLTNHRKDRFGGSIENRARISLMVVENIRKKCGPGFPIEFRLSGTEHTEGGYTIEDMVEFSKMLDGKVDIIHVSCGTFHDPKTNVKMFSSPFCERGLNVPLAAAIKNAVKTSKVAVVGGLNDPAMMDEIIASGKADIVAIGRGLLADPYLPKKAKMRKANDITPCQRCLVCLSGDFVPYVKYPTRSLRCTVNPIIGREQEAMVVKPFEGRKKVLVIGGGPAGMEAAITAADMGHEVVLCEKEDKLGGLINFSEHVPFKIDLMKFKDLLIQRVNERAIKVMLNTEATPEVVEYISPDVIIAAVGAHPIIPNIPGIDSEKVVLAADIYNKNVNIGDNVVVVGGGLVGCEEALYFAQHGKKVKVLEMKPEVIPDGAYLYREALLLEIAKYPIELLTNTICKEIKNEGVIAVTANGEEKLYEADNVIIAVGLKADPNDTNKFRKYAPEFYLIGDCLKPKRVLEAIRSGYDAAMSI is encoded by the coding sequence ATGAAAGTCTATCCGAATTTATTTAGCCCCCTGCAAATCGGGCCGCTAACCTTTAAAAATAGAATAGAAGCGGCACCGGGAAATACAGGGTATAATACAGAAGAGGGTTTTTTAACACCTGAGACAGTTGCGTATTTTGAAATGAAGGCAAAGGGTGGCGCAGCTCTTGTTGTAATAGGAGAAAGCAATGTTCATACAAAGACTGGCGTAGCTCACGGAAGGATGCCATGTCTTGACAACCCTGATATCTTACCCTCATTAATTCGTACTACTGATGCTATTAAACGCCATGGAGCTTTTTCATCAATTCAATTAGTTCACCCCGGAAGAAGAGCGAATGCTGATTACTATAAAGGTACAATATACGGTCCTAGCGCAGCGCCGCCTCTATTTGGAGGACCTATTGTAGAAATGGATGAAGATATTATAGCTGAAGTCGTTGAAGCTTTTGGAGATGCCGCAGAAATGGCAAAATTAGGTGGATGCGATATGTGCATGGTTCATGGTTCACATGGATGGCTTTTGCATCAGTTTTTATCACCACTTACAAACCATCGCAAGGATCGATTTGGCGGAAGCATTGAAAACCGTGCACGTATTTCTTTAATGGTCGTAGAAAATATAAGAAAGAAGTGTGGTCCGGGTTTTCCGATTGAATTTAGGCTAAGTGGAACGGAGCATACGGAAGGCGGTTATACTATTGAAGATATGGTAGAATTTTCCAAGATGCTCGACGGCAAAGTTGATATAATACATGTTTCGTGCGGAACATTTCATGATCCAAAAACAAATGTAAAAATGTTTTCATCACCCTTTTGCGAGCGAGGATTGAACGTCCCGCTTGCCGCAGCCATTAAAAACGCAGTAAAAACAAGTAAAGTTGCTGTCGTAGGTGGTTTAAACGATCCGGCTATGATGGACGAAATAATAGCAAGTGGGAAAGCTGATATTGTAGCGATAGGCCGCGGGTTACTTGCAGATCCTTATTTACCTAAAAAGGCAAAGATGAGAAAAGCGAATGATATTACCCCATGCCAGCGTTGTCTTGTTTGTTTAAGCGGAGATTTTGTACCTTATGTAAAGTATCCAACTCGAAGCCTTAGATGCACTGTTAATCCAATTATTGGCAGAGAACAAGAAGCGATGGTCGTAAAACCGTTCGAAGGACGTAAAAAAGTGCTGGTTATTGGCGGTGGACCTGCCGGGATGGAAGCCGCAATAACTGCAGCAGATATGGGGCATGAAGTTGTTCTTTGTGAAAAAGAGGATAAATTAGGAGGCCTTATTAACTTTTCAGAGCATGTCCCATTTAAAATTGACTTAATGAAGTTTAAAGATCTTCTTATTCAACGTGTAAATGAGAGAGCAATAAAAGTAATGCTTAATACAGAAGCTACACCTGAAGTTGTTGAATATATCTCGCCGGACGTTATCATTGCAGCAGTTGGGGCCCACCCAATAATTCCAAATATTCCCGGGATCGATAGTGAAAAAGTCGTTTTAGCCGCTGATATTTACAATAAAAATGTGAATATTGGTGATAATGTAGTGGTAGTAGGAGGCGGCCTGGTGGGATGCGAAGAAGCGCTTTATTTTGCCCAGCACGGTAAAAAAGTAAAAGTGCTGGAAATGAAGCCCGAAGTTATACCGGACGGGGCATATTTATATCGAGAAGCGCTTCTTTTAGAAATAGCAAAATACCCGATAGAGCTTTTAACCAATACTATATGTAAAGAAATTAAAAATGAAGGTGTAATTGCAGTAACGGCAAACGGCGAAGAAAAGCTATACGAAGCTGATAATGTAATAATAGCCGTAGGATTAAAGGCTGATCCAAATGATACTAATAAATTTAGAAAATATGCACCAGAATTTTATCTTATTGGCGACTGTTTAAAACCAAAAAGGGTATTAGAAGCAATTCGAAGCGGCTATGATGCAGCAATGAGCATATAG
- a CDS encoding APC family permease: MPELTSTKELKRVLGRKELLSIAIGQTIGAGVFALTGVAIGMTGRSANIAMIIAALFTLAMTVPMIFVSGTIRLRGGFYTQLALLVHEGAAGFFIIIHIIAWCTLSMYAISFADYTLALIPGLNHTLVAFAMLTIFYLINLMGIEAAAKLQNLMAVIMAVALTIFIVYGMPNIQPNFFGEGFMTHGWRGLFSAAALMTWATGGANVVIHLGAEAKNPTKDIPFAIITGTLVIAAFYALMATVAAGVLPVEQVANKPLTLVAQEILPWPLYIFFVVGGAMFALTTTLNSCLGWIPKPILQACVDGWLPRGLGKLNKNKVPYIILTLLYIESLIPIFFKVNISTLGNMAVILNNLFFALVCYSAMNMPKVIPDLWEKSKYHVSYGSLVFFSLLGTASTVAQIGLLLGNLTKAEFIGNIAVAVFATLYSVIMLRSGKVHMEVSYEEA; this comes from the coding sequence ATGCCAGAACTGACTTCAACAAAAGAACTTAAGCGAGTGCTTGGAAGAAAAGAACTTTTGTCTATTGCAATAGGGCAGACAATAGGCGCCGGCGTCTTTGCTCTGACAGGAGTTGCTATTGGAATGACCGGCAGATCTGCAAATATCGCAATGATAATTGCTGCACTCTTCACTCTTGCTATGACAGTTCCTATGATTTTTGTAAGCGGAACTATAAGGTTAAGAGGAGGATTTTATACTCAATTGGCTTTACTGGTCCATGAAGGTGCTGCAGGATTTTTTATAATTATCCATATAATTGCTTGGTGTACTTTGTCGATGTATGCAATAAGCTTTGCGGATTATACCCTGGCACTTATACCTGGATTAAATCACACCTTAGTGGCATTTGCTATGTTAACGATTTTTTATTTAATAAATTTGATGGGAATAGAAGCAGCAGCAAAGCTGCAGAACCTTATGGCGGTGATTATGGCGGTAGCACTAACCATATTTATTGTTTATGGTATGCCCAATATACAGCCAAATTTCTTTGGAGAGGGTTTTATGACACATGGATGGCGGGGATTGTTTTCTGCAGCTGCCTTAATGACATGGGCTACAGGAGGCGCAAATGTAGTTATACATCTTGGAGCTGAAGCCAAGAACCCCACAAAAGATATTCCTTTTGCTATAATAACAGGCACTCTTGTTATAGCTGCATTCTATGCTCTTATGGCAACAGTAGCTGCCGGAGTGTTGCCCGTAGAACAAGTGGCAAACAAACCCTTAACACTTGTAGCTCAAGAAATACTGCCATGGCCTTTGTATATCTTTTTTGTAGTTGGCGGTGCCATGTTTGCGCTTACAACAACACTAAATTCGTGTCTTGGCTGGATACCAAAACCAATACTTCAAGCATGCGTTGATGGATGGCTTCCTAGGGGTTTAGGAAAGTTAAACAAAAACAAGGTTCCATACATTATCCTTACTCTACTTTATATTGAAAGTTTAATACCTATATTTTTTAAAGTTAATATATCAACACTTGGAAATATGGCTGTCATTCTAAACAATCTATTTTTTGCCTTAGTTTGTTATTCTGCAATGAATATGCCAAAAGTTATCCCTGACCTTTGGGAGAAATCAAAATACCATGTTTCTTATGGTTCTTTAGTATTTTTCAGTCTTCTGGGAACTGCTTCGACAGTTGCTCAGATAGGTCTGCTTCTTGGAAATTTAACAAAAGCAGAGTTTATAGGCAATATTGCTGTAGCAGTATTTGCAACGCTGTATTCTGTGATTATGTTAAGAAGTGGGAAGGTACATATGGAAGTGAGCTATGAAGAAGCTTAA
- a CDS encoding carbohydrate ABC transporter permease yields MANKKMKSSHRQKLGLSGSFIMVLLILWAVIILYPLFWMIMSSFKSYDEIYSNVWSLPGQWLISNYATAWEKGISSYFVNSVIVTAATIAGVVIIASLCAYGLSRYKSRGIDIALMLCTAGMMVNPQVCLIPLYVLLQKLGIHNTRLGLILPYITFRLPLSVLLIRSYFLSIPKEIEESAIIDGCSELGIYSRIYMPMSKPIIFTTIMLTAYYAWNEFLFAIIFIDSDKLKTIPSGLMNFRDALQTNWGVLLAGMVISAIPMIILLIALQKHLVRGMSEGALKG; encoded by the coding sequence ATGGCGAATAAAAAAATGAAAAGCTCACATAGACAAAAATTAGGATTAAGCGGCAGCTTCATTATGGTTTTACTAATACTTTGGGCAGTTATTATTCTTTACCCTCTTTTTTGGATGATTATGTCATCTTTTAAAAGTTATGATGAAATATATAGTAATGTATGGAGCCTGCCGGGCCAATGGCTTATCTCTAATTATGCAACTGCATGGGAAAAGGGAATATCAAGCTACTTTGTCAACAGTGTAATCGTCACAGCGGCAACAATAGCAGGAGTTGTCATAATCGCGTCGCTATGTGCTTACGGACTTAGCAGGTATAAATCTCGCGGAATCGATATAGCATTAATGCTTTGTACGGCAGGTATGATGGTGAATCCTCAGGTATGCCTTATTCCTCTTTATGTTTTATTGCAAAAGCTCGGAATACATAATACAAGATTAGGCCTCATTCTCCCGTATATTACTTTTAGACTGCCGCTTTCTGTCCTGCTTATCCGATCTTATTTTTTAAGCATTCCGAAGGAAATAGAAGAATCTGCCATAATAGACGGGTGCTCAGAGCTTGGCATTTATTCAAGAATATATATGCCTATGTCAAAGCCGATAATATTCACCACTATTATGCTTACTGCATACTATGCATGGAATGAATTCTTGTTTGCTATAATTTTTATAGACTCGGATAAATTAAAAACAATTCCATCTGGTTTAATGAATTTCAGGGATGCACTTCAAACCAATTGGGGCGTCCTGCTTGCAGGAATGGTAATTTCTGCCATACCAATGATTATTTTGCTAATCGCTCTTCAAAAGCATCTTGTAAGAGGAATGTCTGAAGGGGCACTGAAAGGATGA
- a CDS encoding carbohydrate ABC transporter permease, whose translation MKQLKKQITPYLFMLPCFILLFVFIFLPLIQNFIYSLYDFAAFSPTKTFVGLANFKALLKDKVVVTGLTNNVRYAIISVICQVFGGLILAAILEDKLFRRIAPFFRVVYFMPVVISISVICLLFSFIYHPQIGLLNNFLKLIGLGHLAKPWLGLSKTAPYAVIAVSQWQSIGYIMMLFIVAIQKIPQELYEAAEIDGASKIRRFFSITVPQVKETIFVTTLITITGSMLVFNEPYILTKGGGPGTSSITLAVHMYLSGFFKDKMGYASTIAIVIFVITALLAVIQFKLFGGGEED comes from the coding sequence ATGAAACAACTTAAAAAGCAGATAACGCCATATCTCTTTATGCTGCCGTGCTTTATTCTGCTTTTTGTATTCATTTTCTTGCCGCTAATTCAAAACTTTATTTACAGTTTATATGATTTTGCAGCTTTTTCTCCAACAAAAACATTTGTCGGCTTAGCTAATTTTAAAGCTTTATTAAAAGATAAGGTTGTTGTTACAGGATTAACAAATAATGTTCGATATGCTATAATTTCTGTCATATGTCAGGTATTTGGCGGTTTGATTCTGGCTGCGATATTAGAGGATAAGCTTTTCAGAAGAATTGCCCCATTTTTTAGAGTGGTATATTTTATGCCGGTAGTTATCTCGATTTCCGTAATCTGCCTTTTGTTTAGCTTCATCTACCATCCTCAAATTGGATTATTAAACAATTTCTTAAAATTAATAGGTTTAGGCCATTTAGCAAAGCCTTGGCTGGGATTGTCTAAAACAGCACCTTATGCAGTTATAGCAGTATCTCAATGGCAGAGCATAGGCTACATAATGATGCTGTTTATTGTAGCAATTCAAAAAATACCTCAAGAGCTATACGAGGCTGCAGAAATTGACGGAGCAAGCAAAATAAGACGTTTTTTTAGTATAACCGTACCTCAGGTTAAAGAAACTATTTTCGTGACAACCCTAATAACAATAACGGGCTCAATGCTGGTTTTCAACGAACCTTATATATTGACCAAGGGCGGGGGTCCGGGCACAAGCTCTATAACTTTAGCCGTGCATATGTATTTATCTGGCTTTTTTAAAGACAAAATGGGTTATGCCTCAACTATTGCCATAGTAATATTTGTAATTACAGCGTTACTTGCTGTAATACAGTTTAAGCTATTTGGCGGCGGGGAGGAGGATTAA
- the cysK gene encoding cysteine synthase A: MGIDNIIYDSILETIGMTPMVKLSKLSPEKGASITAKIESFNPGGSIKDRIALSMINDAEDKGLLKTGSTVIEPTSGNTGIGLAMVCAVKGYRLILVMPASMSIERRKLLKAYGAEFILTPPEEGMDGAIRKAEELAKTNRYFMPMQFDNPVNSFAHEVTTAKEILNQTKGKLDAFVATVGTGGTFTGVARKLKAELPNIKAIAVEPSSSAVLSKGAAGPHKIQGIGAGFIPKVLDIDLIDEIITVTDEDAYEMTRKLSTIEGILAGISSGAAVWAAQKIAADLEPSKLVVTILPDTGERYLSTEGLFPEY; this comes from the coding sequence ATGGGCATTGACAATATAATCTATGATTCCATCTTGGAAACTATTGGAATGACTCCTATGGTAAAATTAAGCAAGCTTTCCCCTGAAAAAGGAGCAAGTATAACAGCTAAGATTGAGTCTTTTAATCCGGGAGGCAGCATAAAAGATCGTATTGCCCTTTCTATGATAAATGATGCTGAAGATAAAGGACTTCTTAAAACCGGTTCCACGGTCATAGAGCCTACCAGCGGCAATACCGGGATAGGCCTTGCCATGGTGTGCGCAGTAAAAGGATACCGGCTTATTTTAGTTATGCCTGCATCTATGAGTATTGAACGAAGAAAGCTTTTAAAGGCGTATGGCGCCGAGTTCATACTTACGCCTCCTGAAGAAGGCATGGATGGCGCGATAAGAAAGGCTGAAGAACTTGCAAAAACCAATAGATACTTTATGCCGATGCAGTTTGACAACCCTGTCAATTCTTTCGCTCATGAAGTAACTACAGCAAAGGAAATTTTGAATCAGACAAAGGGCAAACTAGATGCTTTTGTTGCAACAGTCGGGACAGGCGGTACATTTACCGGAGTTGCAAGAAAATTAAAGGCCGAATTGCCTAATATAAAAGCAATTGCAGTGGAGCCGTCATCTTCTGCTGTTTTATCCAAAGGCGCGGCGGGTCCTCATAAGATTCAGGGCATTGGTGCAGGGTTTATCCCAAAAGTTTTGGATATTGATTTAATTGATGAAATTATCACTGTCACAGATGAAGATGCCTACGAAATGACGCGAAAGCTTTCCACTATAGAAGGAATCCTTGCCGGCATTTCATCAGGAGCCGCGGTGTGGGCAGCGCAGAAAATTGCAGCGGATTTAGAGCCGAGTAAACTAGTAGTAACTATACTTCCTGATACCGGAGAGCGATATCTAAGCACGGAAGGTCTATTCCCTGAGTATTAG
- a CDS encoding GntR family transcriptional regulator: MLDNSSKVNLYEQLKLAIKNDILNGIYKEGDRLPNEKQLCEQYGVSRITVRRAIKELAKEGLIEVKHGKGTFVSKEKLSIKILDLGGYAENLVSKNRSFLSKVLEKKLINADDHLCNIFKMKTKGSSKVLELTRLIIDEGEPLGIDIAYFPLNIYPGIHEKIHDNTSTFNLIQKDYGIVMAKAYKEFSVVTAQSDYSKLLDCTPSEPLFFIKKVIYDPHEIPVHYSLNYILASRVKYVINVDIPYEQGAEKKAITQ, translated from the coding sequence ATGCTGGATAATTCAAGCAAAGTTAATTTGTATGAACAGCTAAAGTTAGCGATAAAAAATGACATTTTAAATGGAATTTACAAAGAAGGAGACAGACTCCCAAACGAAAAGCAGCTGTGCGAGCAATACGGCGTAAGCCGAATAACCGTAAGAAGGGCAATAAAGGAGCTTGCCAAAGAAGGGCTTATTGAAGTAAAACACGGCAAGGGAACTTTTGTAAGCAAGGAAAAGCTGAGTATAAAGATATTAGATCTAGGAGGTTATGCGGAAAATTTAGTAAGCAAAAATCGCTCTTTCTTATCAAAGGTTTTAGAAAAAAAATTAATTAACGCAGATGATCACCTGTGTAATATATTTAAAATGAAAACTAAAGGAAGCTCTAAGGTATTAGAGCTTACGCGTCTTATAATAGATGAAGGAGAACCGCTGGGTATCGATATTGCTTATTTTCCTCTTAATATTTATCCCGGTATACATGAAAAAATCCACGACAATACCTCCACTTTCAATCTAATTCAAAAAGATTACGGAATTGTCATGGCTAAAGCATATAAGGAATTTAGCGTTGTTACCGCCCAAAGCGATTACAGCAAGCTGCTGGATTGCACCCCTAGCGAGCCTCTGTTTTTTATAAAAAAAGTAATATATGATCCTCATGAGATACCGGTTCACTATTCTTTAAACTATATACTTGCAAGTCGAGTAAAGTATGTTATAAATGTAGACATACCTTACGAGCAAGGCGCAGAGAAAAAAGCGATTACTCAGTAA
- a CDS encoding ABC transporter substrate-binding protein yields the protein MKRLIILALCLVMVVTVAACGTSSNQQASKPAESDGQKVEIKFFHRWPNEPRNTFFKEAVAEFEAQHPNVKINMDCVLNDSYKEKIRVLVSNEDLPDIFSSWSDSFAENIVSSGKVKPLDELFAQDKEWSSNILESQLGAFTFDGKLYGVPLTIDGKAFAYNTKIFEDNNIEPPKTFEEFVQILDKLKKAGYETPIIEGLSDAWAISHYIGTINQRLIDPQILEKDYNPKTGEFTDPSYVTALKAFKTLTDYMGEVATAIDHETARNMFANGEVPIIYMQFAEIKYVEDAGMKDFAFFDFPPFENGKGDPHALTGAPEGFMLSKNAPKEAEEFLKFLTSKEMAFKFTKDCGQLNAIKGAVTSENASDKSLAAYDVILNATRTVPWFDNAVNINIADAFMRGCQSMVIGEMTPEDVIKSVQQEAAKLRNSAK from the coding sequence ATGAAACGTTTAATTATTTTAGCACTTTGTTTGGTTATGGTTGTGACTGTTGCAGCTTGCGGCACAAGTTCAAACCAGCAAGCATCAAAACCGGCCGAAAGCGATGGCCAAAAAGTAGAAATCAAGTTTTTTCACCGCTGGCCAAATGAGCCAAGAAATACGTTCTTTAAAGAAGCGGTAGCAGAGTTTGAAGCACAGCACCCAAATGTAAAAATTAATATGGACTGTGTTTTAAATGATTCCTACAAGGAAAAAATTCGTGTTTTAGTTTCTAACGAAGATTTACCTGATATATTTTCTTCCTGGTCAGATTCATTTGCTGAAAATATTGTATCATCAGGCAAGGTTAAACCATTAGACGAGCTTTTTGCACAAGACAAGGAATGGTCAAGCAATATTTTGGAATCTCAGCTTGGAGCATTTACTTTTGACGGCAAACTTTACGGAGTTCCCCTTACAATTGATGGCAAAGCTTTTGCTTACAACACGAAAATATTCGAGGATAATAATATAGAACCGCCAAAAACCTTTGAAGAATTTGTACAGATTCTTGATAAACTAAAAAAAGCAGGCTATGAAACCCCGATAATCGAAGGACTGTCAGATGCTTGGGCGATATCGCATTATATCGGTACGATAAATCAAAGATTAATAGATCCTCAAATTCTAGAAAAGGACTACAATCCAAAGACCGGGGAATTTACCGATCCATCATATGTTACGGCATTAAAAGCCTTTAAAACTCTTACAGACTACATGGGAGAGGTTGCAACTGCAATAGATCATGAAACTGCAAGAAATATGTTTGCAAACGGGGAAGTGCCAATAATATATATGCAGTTTGCAGAGATAAAATACGTGGAAGATGCAGGAATGAAAGATTTTGCCTTCTTTGATTTTCCGCCCTTTGAAAATGGAAAAGGCGATCCTCATGCACTGACCGGCGCACCGGAAGGGTTTATGTTAAGTAAAAATGCGCCAAAAGAGGCTGAAGAGTTTCTAAAATTCCTCACCTCTAAAGAAATGGCATTCAAATTTACAAAGGACTGTGGACAGCTCAATGCCATTAAAGGAGCTGTGACATCGGAAAATGCATCAGATAAGTCTTTAGCAGCATACGATGTAATACTCAATGCTACAAGAACTGTTCCCTGGTTTGACAATGCAGTAAATATCAATATAGCAGATGCATTTATGAGAGGATGCCAATCAATGGTTATAGGCGAGATGACACCTGAGGATGTAATTAAGTCAGTGCAACAAGAAGCTGCAAAATTGAGAAATAGTGCTAAATAA
- a CDS encoding PfkB family carbohydrate kinase: MKMIAVGDNVADCYIDQGLYYPGGNCVNVAVNCKRNGFRESAYIGIFGNDDKAQHIKWALAQEGVSYERSRTMIGISGQPRVNLTPEKDRVFIGGPKDTVQHVVRLKITPNDLEYISKFDICHTSCYSSLEPELEAIKKCCDISFDFSDMKDNKYLEAVCPHVKYAFLSGSDMSLSKVKELINKCHMLGAEIVGITRGSKGAIFSKEGKIFEQDIVPVKVVDTMGAGDSFIAGFLTYYIQSGDMAAALKYAAKCAAKTCTFYGGFGYPHQLESE; the protein is encoded by the coding sequence ATGAAGATGATTGCGGTAGGAGATAATGTAGCAGATTGTTACATAGACCAGGGACTTTATTATCCCGGCGGAAACTGTGTGAATGTGGCAGTAAACTGTAAACGCAACGGATTCCGGGAAAGTGCTTATATAGGCATTTTTGGAAATGACGACAAGGCACAACATATAAAGTGGGCGCTTGCTCAGGAAGGCGTAAGTTATGAGAGATCCAGAACAATGATAGGAATTAGCGGTCAGCCCAGAGTAAATCTTACACCGGAGAAAGATAGGGTATTTATAGGCGGGCCAAAGGATACTGTGCAGCATGTTGTAAGATTAAAAATAACGCCTAACGACTTGGAATATATATCAAAATTCGATATATGCCATACAAGCTGTTATTCGAGCTTGGAACCGGAACTTGAAGCTATTAAGAAATGCTGTGATATTTCCTTTGATTTTTCTGATATGAAAGATAATAAATATTTAGAGGCAGTGTGCCCTCATGTAAAATATGCCTTTTTGTCAGGCTCAGACATGAGCTTGAGCAAAGTGAAAGAACTTATAAATAAGTGCCATATGCTTGGCGCGGAAATTGTGGGAATAACCAGAGGGTCTAAAGGGGCTATTTTTTCCAAAGAAGGGAAAATATTCGAGCAGGATATAGTGCCTGTGAAAGTGGTTGATACAATGGGAGCCGGAGACAGCTTTATAGCAGGATTTTTAACCTACTATATTCAAAGCGGTGATATGGCTGCCGCGCTAAAATATGCAGCAAAATGCGCAGCAAAGACATGCACTTTTTACGGGGGATTTGGGTATCCTCATCAGCTGGAAAGTGAATAG